Below is a window of bacterium DNA.
CGTTACCGGTGGAGCCCTTTCCAGCGATGGAAAGCACTGGCACCGGCTTCGCTATCCATATCTGGTGGCACAACGAGCACTCTCTGATGTCTTTGCCGGAAAATTCTTGCACGCACTCAAGAAAGCAAAGCTGCATGTCAATGTCCGCTTACCTAAGAAGCGGTGGGTCGTTGATGTTCTAGCAGTTGGCTCCGGACAGGCCGCGCTTCGATATCTTGCTCCTTACATCTTTCGAGTTGCTATCAGCAATCGCAGGATCATTAAACTACAAGGGGGAAACGTCACTTTCCTATTCAAGGATTCAAAAACCAAACAGGAACGCACCGCCGTTCTTACTGTCCATCAATTCATCCACCGTTTTCTGCAGCATGTCCTTCCGCATCGGTTTATCAAAGTGCGAACCTACGGATTGTTTTCTACACGTCGCAGCGATCTTCTACAAAAAGCAAAACAAATCGTCGGATTAGCCAAAACGCAAAAAGAGAAAAATCAAATAACTTTGGCCTATCCGCGCACTCTTGCCTGTCCTCATTGTAAAAGCCCGATGCAATACATCGGTGAAATTCCCAGAATCAAAGTTTGTGAAACTAGGCCACCATGATCACCGCCCACTCGTTGTTTGATTATCTTAAAATTCACGCAAAGCCGTTGCAGCTTTGCCATGCTTGTGGTCTATCCAAAACATCAACAAAACGCTCAAAACTCTCCGCTTTCATTCCCAGCAAGTCATTCACTTTGCCAGATCACTCCAACCTTCCGGAATTGTCTGCCACCATCGCATTCTCAATTACTCACCGACCCACAATGCCAAATCCATATCGACGGCGCTAAGTTCAACCAGGACCTGTGTGGCGGCTTATTCCTCAATTCATTGACCTCTTTGCCTTCCTAGACTTATTTTGATCTCTCGACTTCTTTCTCACTTTTCCGCACCACACGAAGTCCTATTACGATAAGCGCGGCCCGGATATCTAAACAATACTCTTCCCTTTCAAAACTCCAGTCGCTTAAATCAAGAACTCCTGCGACCGCCTGGGTTTCTCAAAGCGTTTGGAATTTCTCAGGTCGTTCCAAATCCATATTGCCCTAAAAATGAGAATCAATGCGAACGCTGGCCCAGGAACGTTCGGAACCATTGCGCAGAGAAAATATTCTCGCACCAGCCGCTTCGTGCATCGCCCCCTCTCTTAGACTATAGGTTACCGGGGAATGCACATAGTTTCAATCGGATTTATTCAAAGGTGATCAGGAAAGCGATCAGATCATTTTGTGGAATGGATTTCCTGGGAACTGCAATGAAATGTAACTCATGTTATTGTTGGATTTGTATCCAATGCGCTGAAAAAACTGTTCTTGCAGCAAATGCCGGGATGATCCTGCACTTAAATTGCGGTGGAATGTTCGAGAATCCTCAATAAATTCGGTCATATCGAAGAATCTTTCCATCTCCGGGCCGCATGCGTGCAAATCGTATTTAGTAGTAAAGTGTTCTTAAGAATCTGGCATGGCGAAACTCGGAGTCTTGTTCAATATAGAGGAACTGGGAGGCGGGGCATATGGTTACAGTGCTTACAGGATTCTCCTCCGTATCCTGGGCCGTAATTTACTTTTTGAAAGCCTTTTGAGCGATGGCGATGTTGGACCAAACTGGGAATATTATTGCATTGCAATTGAATTGAATGATATTTCCAGACTGCATCAAATCAAAAGCACGCTTTTCCGATCCAATACAAAAGGACTTGCAAAGCGGCAGTTCCGCTTTCTGGACGGTCCATCATTAGACAATGCTCCGCTCGTGATAGCCGGCTTTGTCGACAGCTATGGCCAATTGCATAATTGTGAAACGTGGTTTGTCACGAAGGCATGGGAGGGATCGGAAACCGCACCCGATCGAACCGATATATCCGAAAATGACAGCGCCATAACCGAAAGTAACATTCACGTTGTTCAGCATGAACCCAAAATAGATCCGGGTGAGCATTCTCCGGGAGAAATCTTCGGGAAAAAATACTTGATTTTGGATGTGTGTAAAGGGGGTATGGGGCTTGTCTATATTGCGGAAGACCTGGAAAGTTTAAAGGACAACATCATTCTCAGGATGGCATTCAAGACGTTTCAAGCCCGCTATCTGTGGGATACGAACGCCATTCAACGATTCGAGCGAGAGGCATTGAATTGGGTGCGCCTTGGCAAGCATCCAAATCTTGTTCACGCGATGGTGGTTCAACAGATTGAAGCAAAGCCTTATATCTGGCTGGAATTCGTAGATGGAATGTCTCTTGCAGAGCATCTTTCACAAAAAAGAATGGGCGTGAAGGAAGTTCTGGATGTGGCTTTGCAATTTTGCAGCGGAATTCGTTATGCATACGAAAACCATGGACTGCTTCACCGGGATGTTAAGCCGGGAAATATCATGATCAGTCATGACGGAGTGGTAAAGATTACAGATTTTGGACTCAGCAAGATTCAAGCAGAATTTGCAGAAGCGCATAGCCGCCGTTCGGGTGTACCGTTCGGTCCCGATGAAACCTTAACGCTTTCAAATCAATATGCTACCGGCGCGGGCGTGTGCGTAGGAACCCCTGCTTACCTTGCCCCGGAAGCCATTCTCGATCAGCCAGGCGTGGACATCAGAGCAGATATTTATTCATTCGGCATCGTTCTTTTCGAAATGCTGACCGGACAACGGCCGTTTCACGGACACCAAATATTCCAACAGCACGTCAGAGTTGTACCTCCTCCGGTTAGAAGTTTGAATCCTGATCTCACACCGCAGTTCGAAGAGATCGTGAATCGCTGCTTAATGAAAGATCCGGCCCACAGGTACGCCTCCTTTGCAAAACTGGAGGAAGCGCTGCTCGAAATTACCGGTGACCAGCCGAAAAAAGTATCCGTCGGCATCCCTCCTATTGATGAAAAGAATCGACAACTGCTGCAAGGGTTTTCTTTTATGGAGCTTGGAAAATATCAGGAAGCAATTCGGTGGTTTGAAGAAGTAATTAAGATTGATGCTAAAGATGCGGAGGCATACAACAATATTGGAGTCTGTCTTGGAAATCTGAAAAATTTTGAAGAAGCCGCTGTGCACATTGAAAAAGCCGTAACCAT
It encodes the following:
- a CDS encoding transposase: MVGILSVLQTWTRDLGYHPHVHMLVTGGALSSDGKHWHRLRYPYLVAQRALSDVFAGKFLHALKKAKLHVNVRLPKKRWVVDVLAVGSGQAALRYLAPYIFRVAISNRRIIKLQGGNVTFLFKDSKTKQERTAVLTVHQFIHRFLQHVLPHRFIKVRTYGLFSTRRSDLLQKAKQIVGLAKTQKEKNQITLAYPRTLACPHCKSPMQYIGEIPRIKVCETRPP
- a CDS encoding serine/threonine-protein kinase; protein product: MAKLGVLFNIEELGGGAYGYSAYRILLRILGRNLLFESLLSDGDVGPNWEYYCIAIELNDISRLHQIKSTLFRSNTKGLAKRQFRFLDGPSLDNAPLVIAGFVDSYGQLHNCETWFVTKAWEGSETAPDRTDISENDSAITESNIHVVQHEPKIDPGEHSPGEIFGKKYLILDVCKGGMGLVYIAEDLESLKDNIILRMAFKTFQARYLWDTNAIQRFEREALNWVRLGKHPNLVHAMVVQQIEAKPYIWLEFVDGMSLAEHLSQKRMGVKEVLDVALQFCSGIRYAYENHGLLHRDVKPGNIMISHDGVVKITDFGLSKIQAEFAEAHSRRSGVPFGPDETLTLSNQYATGAGVCVGTPAYLAPEAILDQPGVDIRADIYSFGIVLFEMLTGQRPFHGHQIFQQHVRVVPPPVRSLNPDLTPQFEEIVNRCLMKDPAHRYASFAKLEEALLEITGDQPKKVSVGIPPIDEKNRQLLQGFSFMELGKYQEAIRWFEEVIKIDAKDAEAYNNIGVCLGNLKNFEEAAVHIEKAVTIRPDYPEAWANLGSVYYRLKRFEEGIRTCNRAILLRPDWAEAQSNKGINLLALDQLEEAMSCFESAMRMDPKYWKAYAQAGEAQARSGNTRKAIEYFNKALAIAPREAYLLALAAACLHDLGQTEEAKALLGKAQEVDAQDSMVIQVSRLLK